From the genome of Primulina eburnea isolate SZY01 chromosome 12, ASM2296580v1, whole genome shotgun sequence, one region includes:
- the LOC140806533 gene encoding uncharacterized protein — MWMRGFCFGAAFLAQSMHQVRCLRENLEATTTSACIPFFMVFLFEYVKDIASSCIRGRVVVVPPLNFPLIVSWSDLLGIKTQNNHGKLSQDEYVYMLGRNELILRPYERLPADFLPVRLRAQLHVAYTHTVMICFEQSAYHVPHVCPKKLGLQ, encoded by the exons ATGTGGATGAGAGGATTTTGCTTTGGGGCAGCTTTTTTAGCCCAATCGATGCATCAAGTGAGGTGCCTGAGGGAAAACTTGGAAGCCACCACAACCTCTGCTTGCATACCGTTCTTTATG gtttttttatttgaatatgtgAAAGACATTGCATCTAGCTGCATTCGTGGAAGGGTGGTTGTGGTGCCCCCGCTAAATTTCCCTCTGATAGTGTCCTGGTCAGATCTGTTGGGaataaaaactcaaaataaccaTGGGAAGTTGAGCCAAGATGAATACGTATATATGCTTGGTCGAAATGAG CTCATTTTGAGGCCGTATGAGCGATTGCCAGCTGATTTTCTACCCGTGCGTCTTCGAGCCCAACTTCACGTTGCCTACACACACACGGTGATGATTTGTTTTGAGCAATCGGCATATCATGTGCCGCATGTCTGTCCGAAGAAGTTGGGCCTCCAATAA